A DNA window from Natronogracilivirga saccharolytica contains the following coding sequences:
- the gldC gene encoding gliding motility protein GldC: MEKEIKINVSLDDKNVPEKIIWNADDSNIRDMPVRALLMGLWDHNNKDTLRLDLWTKDMSRDEMKIFFYETLKTMADTLERSIDDERIAGDMRDFCAYFAEKMDIAEKPDS; this comes from the coding sequence ATGGAAAAAGAAATCAAAATCAACGTATCTTTGGATGACAAGAATGTCCCTGAAAAAATTATCTGGAATGCCGATGATTCCAATATCCGTGACATGCCGGTACGGGCACTGCTGATGGGCTTGTGGGATCACAATAATAAAGACACTTTGCGCCTGGATCTCTGGACCAAAGACATGAGCAGGGATGAAATGAAGATTTTCTTTTACGAAACACTCAAAACAATGGCCGATACACTGGAGCGGTCGATCGACGACGAAAGAATTGCCGGTGACATGCGAGATTTCTGCGCCTATTTCGCAGAAAAAATGGATATTGCAGAAAAACCGGACTCCTGA
- a CDS encoding RluA family pseudouridine synthase codes for MTTETEPAFLEEEERNDFTRYDLLVPEGHHEQLRLDKYITQFIQNATRNKVQEGIRQGWVRVNGLLEKASYRVQPGDEIVIIIPKSPPPEVAGEDIPITIVHEDDDLIVVDKAAGMVVHPSYGNWTGTLVNALMHHAGKLSKTTEDSELRPGIVHRLDKDTSGLLVVAKNDIAHHKLSKQFAEKTVERTYQTVVWGLPQKDTGVIDQPLGRDPSDRKKMAVVAEGKGKNAVTHYKVLKRYDHLAMLDVALETGRTHQIRVHFSWMGHPVLGDPVYGGNAVRYGPNTGSRKSMFQNIFSVLGRQCLHARSLGFEHPASGDWFQFESEIPDDMRNVIEKLDQYCS; via the coding sequence ATGACAACCGAAACAGAACCGGCTTTTCTGGAAGAAGAAGAGCGGAATGATTTTACAAGATATGACCTGCTGGTTCCGGAAGGACACCATGAGCAGCTCCGGCTTGATAAATACATAACCCAGTTTATACAGAATGCTACCCGAAACAAGGTTCAGGAAGGGATAAGGCAGGGCTGGGTCCGTGTAAACGGATTGCTGGAAAAAGCCTCATACCGCGTTCAGCCCGGAGATGAAATCGTCATCATCATTCCAAAAAGCCCGCCTCCCGAAGTTGCCGGAGAAGATATTCCAATTACCATCGTGCATGAAGATGACGATCTGATTGTTGTCGACAAAGCGGCAGGAATGGTTGTCCATCCGTCCTACGGAAACTGGACCGGAACACTTGTCAATGCACTGATGCATCATGCCGGCAAGCTTTCCAAAACCACTGAGGATAGTGAGCTGCGGCCCGGAATCGTACATCGCCTGGATAAGGATACCAGTGGTTTGCTGGTCGTTGCCAAAAATGACATCGCCCATCACAAGCTTTCAAAACAGTTTGCCGAAAAGACCGTCGAAAGAACCTACCAGACTGTCGTCTGGGGTTTGCCTCAGAAGGATACCGGTGTTATTGACCAGCCTCTGGGAAGAGACCCTTCAGACAGAAAGAAAATGGCGGTTGTAGCGGAAGGCAAGGGCAAAAACGCAGTGACCCACTACAAAGTTCTGAAGCGGTACGATCACCTGGCCATGCTCGACGTGGCTCTTGAAACAGGCAGAACCCATCAGATCCGGGTTCATTTTTCCTGGATGGGTCATCCTGTGCTTGGAGATCCTGTTTACGGCGGAAACGCTGTTCGGTACGGTCCGAATACCGGCAGCCGGAAATCCATGTTCCAGAACATTTTCTCTGTTCTGGGACGGCAGTGCCTTCACGCACGTTCGCTCGGATTTGAGCATCCGGCATCCGGCGACTGGTTTCAGTTTGAGTCGGAAATACCGGATGACATGCGAAATGTCATTGAAAAGCTTGATCAATATTGCTCATAA
- the lon gene encoding endopeptidase La produces MKKHKQKKSPRDQQIPDAPEQVPVIPLRDTVIFPNTMFPILVGRKATIEAVNTAVEGNKYVLLCAQTDPEEEHPGPDSLHRKGTLAQIIQVLHLPNDLLKVLISGIRIAEADSFDEQESYLTAKISLQEAKSVTMTARLKALIRKTKEGFERLVILNQNLPEEVLLGFEQNYNPENLLYFMASYLDLDIDEKQQILEDPDIENKYRKVLTHLTGELELLAVSNEINEKVQDEIQETQRKFYIQEQIKILQDELDEDGYSDPELARIKEELDKLALPDAARAKANEELERLKKTPAMSPDYSVSRNYLDWILALPWGKYSEDRLDITAVHGALEKDHFGLEKPKERILEYIAVLNLVNKIKGQILCFEGPPGTGKTSLAKSIADAMNRQMVRISLGGVSDEAEIRGHRKTYIGSMPGRIIQAIKKAGTMNPVIILDEIDKLGKDMRGDPSSAVLEVLDPEQNDTFNDHYMDLDFDLSQVMFITTANVAGHIQPALLDRMEVISLHGYLEHDKVEIAKRHLIPRLLSSHGLTPSRVKFKDDAIRTVIRSYTAEAGVRVLEQNLASLCRKVAKLTVKQKKDGKKPSQITINEKRVREFLGVPKYKDRSLEKKDKVGSVNGLAWTSTGGSILQLDVARMFGKNKLILTGKLGDVMKESAQAALTYVRSHTSDLGLSEDFFEKNELHVHIPEGAIPKDGPSAGMGIALAMISLLTDTSVRHDVAVTGEITLRGEVYAVGGLNEKLLAARRKNLSRVIIPKENLPDLEEIPSKVTEGLKITGIDHISESFPFVFRSSVFPGFDGQKDTGNTTAAAGRKKTAGE; encoded by the coding sequence ATGAAAAAACATAAGCAAAAAAAATCCCCCCGGGATCAGCAGATTCCCGATGCGCCGGAACAGGTTCCCGTGATTCCGCTGCGGGACACTGTAATTTTTCCGAACACGATGTTTCCGATCCTCGTCGGCCGCAAAGCAACCATTGAAGCAGTTAACACTGCTGTTGAAGGCAACAAATATGTTCTGCTATGCGCTCAAACAGATCCGGAAGAGGAACATCCCGGACCCGACAGCCTCCACAGAAAAGGTACACTCGCGCAGATCATTCAGGTACTCCATCTGCCGAACGACCTGCTTAAAGTCCTGATCAGCGGCATCCGGATTGCAGAAGCCGATTCATTCGACGAGCAGGAGTCCTACCTGACTGCAAAAATCAGTCTTCAGGAAGCAAAGTCCGTTACCATGACAGCGCGGCTCAAAGCGCTGATCAGGAAAACCAAGGAGGGTTTTGAGCGGCTCGTCATCCTGAACCAGAATCTGCCTGAAGAAGTGCTGCTGGGCTTCGAACAGAACTACAATCCGGAGAACCTGCTTTACTTCATGGCATCTTATCTGGACCTGGATATTGATGAAAAGCAGCAGATTCTGGAAGATCCGGACATTGAGAACAAATACCGGAAGGTCCTCACGCATCTCACCGGTGAGCTGGAGCTGCTTGCCGTTTCAAACGAAATCAACGAGAAGGTCCAGGACGAAATTCAGGAAACACAACGAAAATTCTACATCCAGGAGCAGATTAAAATCCTTCAGGATGAACTCGATGAGGACGGATATTCCGATCCAGAGCTTGCCCGCATCAAGGAAGAGCTGGACAAGCTGGCCCTTCCGGATGCGGCCCGCGCCAAGGCGAATGAAGAACTGGAGCGGCTTAAGAAAACTCCGGCCATGTCTCCAGACTACAGTGTTTCGCGCAACTATCTGGACTGGATACTTGCCCTGCCATGGGGAAAATATTCGGAAGACCGGCTTGACATCACCGCTGTTCACGGAGCTCTTGAAAAGGACCATTTCGGACTTGAAAAACCAAAGGAACGGATACTTGAGTACATCGCCGTCCTGAACCTGGTCAACAAAATCAAAGGTCAGATACTCTGCTTTGAAGGCCCCCCGGGCACGGGCAAAACCAGCCTCGCCAAATCCATCGCTGACGCCATGAACCGCCAGATGGTACGAATCTCGCTTGGTGGGGTGAGTGACGAGGCGGAAATCAGGGGCCACCGTAAAACATACATCGGATCGATGCCCGGCCGGATTATTCAGGCCATCAAAAAAGCCGGCACTATGAATCCCGTCATTATTCTGGATGAGATTGACAAGCTCGGGAAGGATATGCGCGGCGATCCGTCATCGGCTGTTCTTGAAGTACTCGACCCGGAACAGAATGACACGTTCAACGACCATTACATGGATCTGGATTTTGATCTGTCCCAGGTCATGTTCATTACCACGGCCAATGTTGCCGGTCACATCCAGCCGGCGCTGCTCGACAGAATGGAGGTCATTTCTCTCCATGGCTACCTGGAACACGACAAGGTGGAAATTGCGAAACGCCATCTGATTCCACGGCTTCTCTCATCGCACGGACTCACACCATCCCGCGTAAAGTTCAAAGATGATGCCATTCGAACCGTTATCCGATCTTATACTGCCGAGGCGGGTGTCCGTGTTCTTGAGCAAAACCTCGCCTCTTTGTGTCGCAAAGTGGCTAAATTGACGGTAAAGCAGAAAAAGGATGGGAAAAAGCCGTCACAGATAACGATCAACGAAAAACGGGTCCGTGAATTCCTGGGAGTTCCCAAATACAAGGACCGGTCGCTGGAAAAAAAGGACAAAGTGGGCAGTGTAAACGGTCTTGCCTGGACCAGTACCGGCGGCAGTATCCTGCAGCTTGATGTCGCCCGGATGTTCGGGAAAAACAAGCTGATCCTGACCGGCAAACTGGGGGATGTCATGAAGGAGTCTGCGCAGGCGGCATTGACCTATGTCCGTTCCCACACCAGTGATCTGGGTCTGTCAGAAGACTTTTTCGAAAAAAATGAGCTGCATGTCCATATTCCGGAAGGAGCCATTCCGAAAGACGGTCCAAGTGCGGGCATGGGAATTGCACTGGCCATGATATCACTTCTTACAGACACCTCTGTGCGGCATGATGTTGCTGTAACCGGCGAGATCACGTTGCGCGGTGAGGTGTATGCCGTTGGCGGACTTAACGAGAAGCTGCTTGCGGCCAGGCGAAAAAATTTATCCCGCGTGATCATACCCAAAGAAAACCTTCCCGACCTTGAGGAAATACCGTCCAAGGTTACCGAAGGGTTGAAAATCACCGGCATAGACCATATTTCGGAGTCGTTTCCTTTTGTTTTCCGGTCATCTGTTTTTCCGGGTTTTGATGGTCAGAAGGATACAGGTAACACCACCGCTGCTGCCGGCAGGAAAAAAACGGCCGGAGAATGA
- the recN gene encoding DNA repair protein RecN: MKNSSIFAVRKNGANTSKNEDRGAVIKSLYIKNYALIDELEVSFGAGLNILTGQTGAGKSIIIGALNVVLGDRADTDTVREGTRKAVVEAVIGTGGRPDQVVGRLMDENEIDRNESEFILRREIRPTGSRAFVNDTPVNLSALRIIGDRLVDLHGQHDHQLLLKQDHHREVIDDLPAVRPAALTYKKQFEKVKNLRSELNRLQRRERELQEKMELYRFQLQELEAADLDPDAFEELESEMKRLDHAEELDEKAALVNYLGSESEHSLMDLMTRIEEAIQDMAGMDEEFGTYLNELQTAKVSVQELLSYAEQYRSRIEFNPDRLEELRRKQAEIRRLEKKYGLELSALAKYREEIRESVNLAENFDLELEKKQKEAAEAAGVLRDCAEKLHGARLEEGAELGKRISDTLRQLGIPNNRFETKVAWRHDNEGWIEIDGRPVACGSDGPDDVIFYISTNKGESPKPLASIASGGEISRVMLAMKSVIAREQHLPVMIFDEIDTGIGGAVAEQVGKTMHDLSKHCQIIAITHQAQIAGQADHHFSVEKRESDDRTVTRIIELDDEAHIREVASLMSGSEISEYALASARELVDRAKGR; this comes from the coding sequence ATGAAAAATAGTTCTATCTTTGCAGTAAGAAAAAACGGTGCCAACACTTCAAAAAACGAAGATCGTGGAGCAGTGATTAAGAGTCTTTACATCAAAAATTATGCGTTGATTGATGAGCTGGAAGTGTCTTTCGGTGCCGGGCTTAATATTCTTACAGGTCAGACTGGTGCCGGGAAATCGATAATAATCGGGGCGCTGAATGTTGTTCTGGGTGACCGGGCCGACACGGATACGGTACGCGAGGGCACCCGCAAGGCTGTGGTTGAAGCGGTGATTGGAACCGGCGGCAGACCGGATCAGGTTGTGGGCCGGCTGATGGATGAAAACGAAATAGACCGGAATGAGAGTGAATTTATTCTCAGACGGGAGATCCGTCCGACCGGAAGCCGCGCTTTTGTGAATGACACACCGGTGAACTTGTCTGCCCTGCGAATCATCGGGGACCGGCTTGTCGATCTTCATGGCCAGCACGATCATCAGCTGCTTCTGAAGCAGGACCATCACCGTGAGGTTATTGATGACCTGCCGGCGGTTCGGCCGGCTGCTTTGACTTACAAAAAACAGTTTGAAAAGGTCAAAAATCTGCGTTCAGAGCTGAATCGGCTTCAAAGACGCGAGCGCGAGCTGCAGGAAAAAATGGAACTGTACCGTTTTCAGCTTCAGGAGCTCGAGGCTGCTGATCTGGATCCTGATGCATTTGAGGAGCTTGAATCTGAAATGAAGCGGCTGGATCATGCCGAAGAACTGGATGAAAAAGCGGCACTGGTAAACTATCTGGGCTCCGAAAGCGAACACAGTCTGATGGACCTGATGACCCGCATTGAAGAAGCTATTCAGGACATGGCCGGTATGGATGAGGAGTTCGGGACATACCTGAATGAGTTGCAGACGGCAAAAGTAAGTGTGCAGGAGCTTCTTTCCTACGCTGAGCAGTACCGGTCCAGAATTGAGTTCAACCCGGACCGGCTGGAAGAGCTGAGAAGGAAACAGGCGGAAATAAGGCGTCTGGAGAAAAAGTATGGCCTGGAATTGTCTGCTCTTGCAAAATACCGGGAAGAGATAAGGGAGTCGGTAAATCTGGCTGAAAACTTTGATCTTGAACTTGAAAAGAAACAAAAGGAAGCTGCTGAAGCTGCCGGTGTGCTCAGAGATTGTGCCGAAAAACTGCACGGGGCCAGACTCGAAGAAGGTGCTGAACTGGGAAAAAGAATTTCCGACACACTTCGACAGCTTGGAATTCCGAATAACCGGTTTGAGACAAAAGTTGCATGGCGGCACGACAATGAAGGATGGATCGAGATTGATGGCCGGCCGGTAGCCTGTGGCAGTGACGGTCCGGACGATGTGATTTTTTACATCAGTACAAACAAGGGGGAATCGCCCAAACCCCTGGCCAGTATTGCCTCCGGTGGTGAAATATCGCGTGTGATGCTGGCCATGAAATCCGTTATTGCCAGAGAGCAGCATCTGCCGGTTATGATATTTGATGAAATTGACACCGGAATTGGCGGTGCGGTTGCCGAACAGGTTGGCAAAACCATGCATGACCTGTCGAAACACTGTCAGATCATCGCCATTACCCATCAGGCCCAGATCGCCGGTCAGGCAGATCACCACTTCAGCGTGGAAAAGCGGGAATCTGATGACAGAACCGTAACCAGGATTATTGAGCTGGATGATGAAGCACATATCCGGGAGGTTGCGTCACTGATGAGCGGAAGCGAAATCAGCGAATATGCGCTGGCAAGTGCCAGGGAGCTGGTGGACAGGGCAAAAGGACGATAA
- a CDS encoding alpha/beta fold hydrolase — protein MTEEGKSVFTYRDIPVTYYKVGQGRPLLLLHGWGSRASVMMPLAGALGDIRTCYIPDLPGFGDTPAPGRPWNVDDYADMVTAFASLAGAGAIDVLAHSFGGRITLKWAAREHADIAPKKVIITGGAGMKPRRTFSFYRRRALAMILKLPFQLLPQGLKSKALSWLRETRIWKSLGSSDYRELDGVMRETFVKTVSEHLESCLSHINQEVLLLWGKDDPYTPWYQAGRMEKGLKNGVLVGIDNAGHYAFLDQPGRFTRISKAFLEPDGS, from the coding sequence GTGACAGAAGAAGGCAAATCCGTATTTACGTATCGGGATATCCCGGTGACCTATTACAAAGTTGGCCAGGGACGGCCACTGCTTTTGCTGCATGGCTGGGGAAGCAGGGCCAGCGTCATGATGCCGCTGGCCGGGGCACTTGGTGATATCAGGACCTGCTATATTCCGGACCTTCCAGGATTCGGAGACACCCCTGCCCCCGGCAGGCCCTGGAATGTTGACGATTATGCCGATATGGTTACTGCCTTTGCATCACTTGCCGGAGCCGGCGCTATAGATGTTCTCGCACATTCATTCGGTGGACGAATTACACTGAAGTGGGCTGCAAGAGAACATGCGGACATTGCTCCGAAAAAGGTGATTATCACCGGCGGGGCCGGAATGAAGCCCCGGCGTACGTTCTCATTTTACCGCCGCCGGGCCCTTGCAATGATACTGAAGCTCCCTTTTCAGTTACTGCCGCAAGGTTTAAAAAGCAAAGCGCTCTCCTGGTTGCGTGAAACCCGTATATGGAAGTCTCTGGGGTCATCCGACTATCGCGAACTTGACGGTGTGATGCGGGAGACATTTGTAAAAACAGTGTCGGAACATCTGGAAAGCTGTCTGTCACACATAAATCAGGAAGTACTTCTGCTTTGGGGCAAGGATGATCCCTATACGCCCTGGTATCAGGCCGGCCGAATGGAAAAAGGCTTGAAAAACGGTGTGCTTGTGGGAATCGATAATGCCGGACACTATGCTTTTCTGGATCAGCCGGGTCGTTTCACGAGGATATCAAAGGCATTTCTGGAACCGGATGGCAGCTGA
- a CDS encoding ectonucleotide pyrophosphatase/phosphodiesterase: MKFFSAALIAFLVIAALGIKSRLFELSDNTFPEPNRLILISIDGLHPDYLSRAHTPVLDSLASGGVIAENLIPIFPTKTFPNHYSIATGRYSENTGIIANNMYDPVLDASFSLSDRNAVTNPDWYGGEPVWVTAEIQGITSATIFWPGSEAPIKDTQATYWLSYNQDMPHQDRVDSLIHWMTLPDNEYSLLNTLYFSIVDSYGHWFGPDSDSVTAALEKTDSTLDYLISELDKHGLRESSNIIIVSDHGMAATSEDRVIMLDDIISLGDAEVRDWDPVAMIQPLQNSTEQIYRALKNSQENYKVFRKENIPDRFHFKNHHRVPEIIVIADVGYTITSRDRMESFGITSGTHGYDNLAYEMQAFFLAHGPDFKTGKTIRAFELVHIYELMCQLLSIEPYENDGDSDKLKHILR; encoded by the coding sequence ATGAAGTTTTTTTCTGCCGCACTTATCGCATTTCTTGTTATAGCTGCTTTAGGGATAAAAAGCAGATTATTTGAATTATCAGATAATACGTTTCCAGAACCCAACAGGCTTATTCTGATATCTATCGATGGCCTGCATCCTGACTATCTTTCCCGCGCACATACACCCGTGCTGGACAGTCTTGCTTCCGGAGGAGTCATTGCAGAAAATCTGATTCCGATATTTCCTACAAAAACCTTTCCGAATCATTATTCTATTGCCACCGGCCGGTATTCAGAAAATACAGGTATTATTGCAAATAATATGTATGACCCTGTACTTGATGCCAGCTTCAGCCTGAGCGACAGAAATGCGGTAACTAACCCTGACTGGTACGGGGGAGAACCTGTATGGGTTACTGCCGAAATCCAGGGAATCACTTCTGCTACTATTTTTTGGCCAGGATCAGAGGCTCCGATCAAGGATACTCAGGCTACATACTGGCTTTCCTATAATCAGGATATGCCTCATCAGGATCGCGTTGACTCATTAATTCACTGGATGACACTTCCTGATAATGAGTATTCCCTGTTGAATACACTTTATTTCAGCATTGTTGACAGTTATGGTCATTGGTTTGGCCCGGATTCTGATTCCGTTACTGCAGCTCTGGAGAAAACAGACAGTACACTTGACTATTTAATCAGTGAACTTGACAAACATGGCCTTCGTGAATCTTCAAATATCATAATCGTTTCCGATCATGGTATGGCTGCCACATCTGAAGATCGTGTTATCATGCTTGATGATATTATATCACTTGGTGATGCGGAAGTCCGGGACTGGGACCCCGTAGCCATGATTCAACCGCTTCAAAACAGTACGGAACAGATTTATCGTGCTCTAAAAAACAGCCAGGAAAATTACAAGGTATTCAGAAAAGAGAATATTCCTGACAGATTTCACTTCAAAAACCACCACAGAGTTCCGGAAATTATTGTTATCGCCGATGTCGGATATACAATCACCAGCAGAGATAGAATGGAATCATTCGGCATTACTTCCGGTACTCATGGATATGATAACCTGGCCTATGAAATGCAGGCTTTTTTTCTTGCACATGGCCCCGATTTCAAAACCGGAAAGACCATCCGCGCTTTTGAACTGGTTCATATTTATGAATTAATGTGCCAGTTGCTGAGCATAGAGCCTTATGAAAATGATGGAGATTCTGACAAATTAAAACACATTCTTAGGTGA
- a CDS encoding TonB-dependent receptor, producing MSGTVTDDNQEPLIGATVLATHIPSGTQYGAATDRNGHFRIPGMRVGGPYNVRVSYTGYSSYELENLSLRLGETERRNFELSEQIIDMDAITVTATAGSAGQNSGTSTQISSRNLEDLPTLDRGLNDFLRLTPQSSAYGGSGITFAGMNNRYNALYIDGAVNNDVFGLAASGTHGGQTGISPFSLDIVEQVQTVISPYDVSMGGFAGGGINAVTKSGTNTFSASAYNYVRNENLVGKTNRVQADRLGVDPEQVEDFTERQFGVSASGPIIEDRLFFFTNVEVQRDATPAPFNVQEYTSHDERASTGDLDRLREHLLNTYDYDPGTFGNTSRDLDGLKFFGKLDFNISPNHFLTLRHQYTKAEQFSRRAGSSSRINFSNNGVYFPSVTNSSAIELNSIFGQNHSNNLTLSYVRVRDDRGTLGDRFPYVSIADGGGGSIEFGSEQFSTANQLDQDIFTLTNNFQIFRGNHTITLGTHNEFYSIYNLFLRQNFGYYEFDSIDDFINNEAPSFYTRTYALDGDGAADFNAIQFGLYAQNEWMVNDNLTLTAGLRLDLPYILDDPVEDSYFNNTALPAIQEAYDIAENTRAGSAPDGQLMFSPRLGFQYATGSRFDNVIRGGLGLFTSRIPFVWPGAMFTNNGLTAGGVSLSDLDDDFRFIADPDGQPTNPQFVTPSGQMDLFVEDFKYPQIFRTNLATDFTLPGDITTTLEAIYTKTINNITYTNVNSDPTVDFNWTGSADNRPVYVGESIDPTYNAVYLASNTSKGYTYNLSASFAKNFDFGLNATLAYSYGDARALSEGTSSQNSSQWRGQVNVDGRNNPDYGRSDFAAGHRFISALSYRHQWTNSGSMSTTFSLFMNAQSGIPHSYVIGGFDARNLNNETGSTGRNRSLAYIPGSFGDINLVDYESNGQTITAAEQWERLDNLIEDDRYLRNNRGQYAEKNGAWGPFTALFDVGIRQEFGLLMGGQMHRFQVSADIQNVGNLLNSEWGTNYAIPGDFNNYYLYNFEGYAEDGTTPEFTFRDGETGVDRYDIDGGSSRWRMLFGVRYLFN from the coding sequence ATGTCGGGGACAGTAACTGATGACAATCAGGAACCTTTAATTGGAGCAACAGTCCTTGCCACACATATCCCATCAGGAACACAATATGGAGCAGCTACAGACCGCAACGGGCATTTCCGAATTCCCGGCATGCGTGTCGGCGGTCCCTATAACGTTCGTGTTTCCTATACCGGATACAGCTCATACGAACTGGAAAACCTGTCCTTAAGGCTCGGTGAAACAGAACGCCGCAACTTTGAGCTTTCAGAACAAATTATTGATATGGATGCCATTACTGTAACGGCTACTGCCGGGTCAGCCGGGCAAAACTCCGGGACCAGCACCCAAATTTCATCTCGCAATCTTGAAGATCTGCCCACCCTGGACCGGGGCTTGAACGACTTCCTGCGACTTACTCCACAATCAAGTGCTTACGGTGGCAGCGGAATCACTTTTGCCGGCATGAATAACCGATATAATGCACTCTATATTGACGGGGCCGTGAATAATGATGTTTTCGGACTTGCTGCCTCCGGAACCCACGGAGGACAAACCGGGATTTCCCCATTCAGCCTGGACATTGTAGAGCAGGTTCAGACCGTAATTTCTCCTTATGATGTCTCTATGGGAGGCTTTGCCGGTGGAGGAATTAATGCCGTTACGAAATCGGGTACGAATACATTTTCGGCATCCGCCTACAATTATGTTCGAAATGAAAATCTGGTCGGCAAAACCAACCGGGTACAGGCTGACCGGCTTGGCGTTGACCCTGAACAGGTTGAAGACTTCACCGAAAGGCAGTTCGGAGTCTCTGCCAGTGGTCCGATCATTGAGGACCGGTTATTTTTCTTTACAAACGTAGAAGTCCAGAGGGATGCTACGCCGGCACCATTCAATGTTCAGGAATACACCTCTCATGATGAACGCGCCAGTACAGGTGATCTTGATCGTCTCAGAGAACATCTTTTAAATACCTATGACTACGATCCGGGAACATTCGGAAACACTTCCAGAGACCTGGACGGACTTAAGTTTTTCGGTAAGCTGGACTTTAACATCAGTCCGAACCACTTTCTGACTCTGCGCCATCAGTATACCAAGGCTGAACAATTCAGCCGCAGAGCCGGCAGCAGCTCCAGAATCAACTTTTCTAATAACGGTGTTTACTTCCCGAGTGTAACCAATTCTTCGGCCATTGAACTTAATTCCATTTTCGGCCAAAATCACTCAAACAATCTGACTTTGAGCTATGTAAGAGTAAGAGACGACCGCGGCACACTTGGAGACCGTTTTCCGTATGTCAGTATCGCTGACGGCGGAGGAGGTTCAATTGAATTTGGCTCTGAACAATTTTCCACCGCCAACCAACTGGATCAGGACATATTCACCCTGACCAACAATTTCCAGATTTTCCGGGGCAACCATACGATAACCCTTGGCACTCATAATGAGTTTTACAGCATTTACAATTTGTTCCTCAGACAAAACTTCGGGTATTATGAGTTTGACAGCATCGATGATTTCATTAATAATGAAGCTCCCAGCTTCTATACCCGGACTTACGCACTGGACGGTGACGGCGCAGCAGACTTTAATGCCATTCAGTTTGGTCTGTATGCACAGAACGAATGGATGGTAAACGACAACCTGACACTTACCGCCGGGCTGAGACTTGACCTGCCTTACATTCTTGATGATCCCGTTGAAGACAGTTACTTCAACAACACTGCGCTTCCCGCAATTCAGGAGGCCTATGATATCGCCGAAAACACCCGTGCCGGCAGCGCCCCTGACGGGCAGCTTATGTTTTCACCACGACTGGGCTTCCAGTATGCAACCGGAAGCAGATTTGACAACGTCATTCGCGGTGGCCTGGGACTGTTTACCAGCAGAATCCCGTTTGTCTGGCCCGGAGCCATGTTCACAAATAATGGACTGACTGCAGGGGGAGTGAGTTTGAGTGATCTTGATGATGATTTCCGATTCATTGCCGATCCCGACGGTCAGCCGACCAACCCACAGTTTGTCACTCCGTCGGGTCAGATGGATCTCTTTGTCGAAGATTTCAAGTATCCCCAGATTTTCAGAACCAATCTGGCAACCGACTTTACTCTTCCAGGTGATATAACAACAACGCTCGAGGCTATTTATACCAAAACCATCAACAATATCACCTACACAAATGTCAACTCTGATCCAACTGTTGACTTCAACTGGACCGGAAGTGCAGATAACAGGCCTGTTTATGTCGGCGAAAGCATAGATCCGACTTATAACGCGGTATATCTTGCAAGCAACACCTCAAAAGGATATACATACAACTTGTCTGCTTCCTTCGCCAAAAATTTTGACTTCGGACTGAATGCCACCCTGGCTTACTCTTACGGTGATGCCAGAGCACTGTCAGAAGGAACATCATCACAGAATTCATCCCAGTGGCGAGGGCAGGTTAATGTAGACGGGCGGAATAATCCTGATTACGGCAGATCGGATTTTGCTGCCGGGCATCGCTTTATCAGTGCTCTTTCATACAGGCACCAGTGGACCAATTCCGGAAGTATGAGCACTACATTCTCTTTGTTTATGAATGCCCAGTCCGGAATTCCCCACTCTTATGTCATAGGTGGATTTGATGCGAGAAACCTGAATAATGAAACCGGAAGCACGGGCCGAAATCGTTCACTGGCCTACATTCCTGGGTCTTTTGGCGACATTAACCTTGTTGATTACGAATCAAACGGACAGACAATTACCGCAGCGGAGCAGTGGGAACGACTGGACAACCTGATCGAAGATGACCGGTATCTCAGAAACAACCGTGGTCAATATGCTGAAAAAAATGGCGCATGGGGACCGTTTACTGCCTTATTTGATGTTGGCATCCGGCAGGAGTTCGGTTTGTTGATGGGCGGCCAGATGCATCGTTTCCAGGTTTCCGCCGATATTCAAAATGTTGGTAATCTGCTGAACAGCGAATGGGGTACGAATTATGCCATCCCCGGAGATTTCAACAATTACTATCTGTATAATTTTGAAGGATATGCAGAAGATGGCACCACTCCTGAGTTTACATTCAGGGATGGCGAAACCGGTGTTGACCGGTATGATATTGACGGCGGCAGTTCCAGATGGCGTATGCTGTTCGGAGTCCGGTATCTTTTTAACTGA